AATCGTTCAACTTCTTAATCTTTGCTCTCGCTGGATTTATCTTTATCGGTTTGGAGAAGTATTTAAAGAATGACGACTCTCTGAAAAAAATCTATCAAATCCTCAGTGGCGTAGTTTCTCTGATTGCTTTTCTGTATATCAGCGCAGAAGCTATGATGATAGGAATGGGAAGCTCTTCGGTTATTCTGTTAATCTCATATCTTTTGATTGCACTGAACTATATCTATCTTGCGTATAAAACAGAGCGTATAATTTTTAGCTATCTTGCGCCCGTGTTTTTAATGGTAGCCGGTTTTCAGTCCTATCAATTGATGAAGAATTTTTATAGTTTTTTCGGGGTACCTATTCACATGTTTACACTAGCTGTTGCGATGTTCTTAGGCCTATATGTGTTTAACAAACACAAGTATTTAATCCCTATCCGTTTTAGTAGTTTACTGGTGTCTATCACAGTGATGTTTATGACGATGTTGCTTGCATTTGTAGATAGTCAATTTAGTCTGTTAACCGTAATGCTCTTAATATTTGGTATTGTGTGCTGGGTAGTTCATAAGAAATCTGATCATCCAGATCTTCAATTTATAGGGAAATGGAGTATGCCTGTTGCATGGTTTCTTGGCATCCTATCCTATTATTCCGTTGTATATCCTGATTTCCATGAATCCCATTATAGTATCTGGTTAATCTTAGCTACTGTGATTCTTTTAGGAGTTCATGAGATTTTCAGACGTAAAAGTCAAACAGAATTAGCGGAGAGTTTCTTCTATGTAGGGCATGGGGCGCTCGTCTATACCGTTGGTAATTTAATTCTGGCGCTTTCAATGGGAATCAATCAACCAATACTATTTATAGCATGTCTATTCGTCTATATATATAGTATGTACCGCACTACGATGGAATCGATGGTTAAGTATTCTCTGTACGGTGCATTTACAATGTTCACGATTACATTACTAGCCTTTATAGAGTATTGGAATCTTTCTTCCATCCACTATACGCAGGTGTTACTGTTTGCATCGGCAGGGATATTTCTTTTATGGTATCAAGTCTCTGACAGTTGGCGTAAGAGAATTATGTTCTATTTAATCCCATTCTCTTTGATTACTGTGTTATTTACGATGATCGAGACAACGTATTTCGATGTAGAGAATGTGATTACTTCTGTTCTAGCGATTATACTTTCTCTATGGATTATTAAAGCATGCAATCGCCCACTGATTAACATTTTGCCTTTAGCAGCATTCATTTACATTATGGACATCACTGTAAACGACGCTATGTTCCAATCCTATGAGAAGGCTTTCATTCTTCTAGGTACGATTTTTATCGTGAAAATCGTCGGTGAAAAGCTACAGAAGCATTTGTACAATACAAGTACGAAGAAAGACTATGAAATCATTGATTCGATCGACTGGTACACATTGACAGCATTTGTTTTAACAATTCAGATGATGTTTATCTATCAAGCAAATCTATTCCTAGCAGTCATTCCGTACTTGCTCATTCCTTACCTGTTATTCTCGCAAATCAAGCGAGTGGATGGAGCGGTTACGAAAATCGTTCAGACAATTACTGTGGTTAGCATTCTATTGCCATATTACTACTTGCTTTACCGTCTAGATGTACCAAGAATTATAGAAACAGAGCTTATAGTTCTTCCTTGGATATTGCTTGTAATCGTACTGTCAACGCGTTTGTGGTCATCACAGCAAGCATTGATGAAAAAGCTCGAGTATGGTGTTCTAGTAGCTGCAGCAATCTTTCTGCTAAACGATACACTCATACAAAACAATCCATTAGAAGGCATCATTTTAGGAATTCTATGTTTAATTTCGATTATCGGGGGATTCTATAAGAGAAAGAAGAGTTTCTTTTTCATAGGCATTGGGACTTTAGGGGTTAACGTCTTAATTAACACGCGGGAGTATTGGGGTAACTTGCCTTGGTGGGCGTACCTACTGGCTGCTGGACTGATTCTGATTGTTGTTGCTAGCTTGAATGAAATTGAGAAGAATAACGGTGGTAAGAAACCGAAGATTAACAAAGAGGTTATTATAGAGAAGTTTAAATCGTGGCAATAAATGAAAGGTGATGTTGATGAGTTTCATTCAGTCATTCCCGCCTTTACTATATGAGGATAGTCGAATATTGATCCTGGGCTCTATGCCCGGGGTTATTTCTCTTGAGGAAAATCAGTATTATGCGCATCCAAGAAACCACTTCTGGCGGATTCTATATTCCCTACTTGATGAATCATTGGAACACGACTACGATGCGAGAAAGCGATTCTTACGGGAAAAAGGGATTGGATTGTGGGATGTGTTACATTCCTGTGTTCGAGAAGGAAGCCTAGATACTAGTATTCGCAATGAATCAGTGAATGACTTGCGTTCGATCTTAGGCACTCATCCGAATATACGGGCAGTCTTCTTCAATGGTGCAAAAGCGGCCGAAACCTTCCGTAAAAAAGTCGGCTTTACTTTTGATAACATCGCGTTTATACAACTACCATCGACTAGTCCAGCGTACACCATACCTTATGAAGAAAAGCTTGAGAAATGGAAAGTCATAAAGGAGTACCTATGCTAAAAAGAAACCGTATAATGTATGCTACGTTCGTA
The nucleotide sequence above comes from Desulfuribacillus stibiiarsenatis. Encoded proteins:
- a CDS encoding DNA-deoxyinosine glycosylase, which produces MSFIQSFPPLLYEDSRILILGSMPGVISLEENQYYAHPRNHFWRILYSLLDESLEHDYDARKRFLREKGIGLWDVLHSCVREGSLDTSIRNESVNDLRSILGTHPNIRAVFFNGAKAAETFRKKVGFTFDNIAFIQLPSTSPAYTIPYEEKLEKWKVIKEYLC